A region of the Cyanobium usitatum str. Tous genome:
GCTTGCCCTTGCGGTTGATGGCCGAGAGCCGCTGCACAGTCCGGCTGACAGCTGAGTTACTCAGCGCCAGGTGGGAGCACAGCTGCTCATAGGTCTGGGGCCCGCGCTCCATGAGCAGGGCGATGATCTGGGCATCAGCAATGCGGGCATCGCCTCCCTGGGTCTCCAGCAGGCGCAGGGCTGAGCAGAGTTTGCGGAAGTCCATTGGATTGGTCGTTGCTTCCCCCGACTCTGCGGTGCCACCCACCCCTGCAAAACCGTTGCTGTGACAGGGATTTCTGCCAGCGGAACAAACGTCCGCTAACAAGCCAGCAGGGCT
Encoded here:
- a CDS encoding HTH domain-containing protein, with the protein product MDFRKLCSALRLLETQGGDARIADAQIIALLMERGPQTYEQLCSHLALSNSAVSRTVQRLSAINRKGKPGFGLVAVERDPREGRRYLALLSQRGRVFLDGIEAS